Proteins encoded by one window of Rutidosis leptorrhynchoides isolate AG116_Rl617_1_P2 chromosome 7, CSIRO_AGI_Rlap_v1, whole genome shotgun sequence:
- the LOC139860114 gene encoding uncharacterized protein, with protein MPSPRNKKEVQSLTGKLAAFTRFLSKSAERSLPFFGTLKNCLKRTDFKWTEEAEVAFQEMKKFLKELPTMIAPIAGETLILYLVALKEAISSVLIADRGQVQMHVYFVSKALTGSELNYPAIEKLVYALVHTARRLRRYFQAHPIMVLTDQPIKQAIELGEHEISFSLRSAVKGQVLADYLAEIARDIKVSHESKEIPPPPEQLLDMHTDGAYGPEGAGAGIVLKSPEGEEYTFALRFSFPVTNNEAEYEALLSGMRLVANQFNGIFKAHDELMKKYLKPVQELAVDFDLFISRTLNKKANALSKLASLTFSHFKKEIWVEEVKVNSIEEDSVSAAIEEEEQS; from the exons ATGCCGTCACCCAGAAATAAAAAGGAGGTGCAAAGTTTAACGGGTAAGTTGGCGGCATTTACAAGGTTCTTATCAAAATCTGCAGAGCGATCACTCCCCTTTTTCGGGACactgaagaattgtttaaagagaACGGATTTCAAGTGGACGGAGGAAGCAGAAGTGGCGTTTCAGGAAATGAAAAAGTTTCTGAAAGAGTTGCCAACAATGATCGCGCCGATTGCGGGCGAAACGTTGATACTGTACTTAGTAGCATTGAAAGAAGCAATAAGTTCAGTATTGATAGCAGACAGGGGACAGGTACAAATGCatgtatattttgttagcaaagcctTAACAGGGAGCGAATTAAACTATCCTGCAATTGAAAAACTGGTTTATGCACTCGTGCATACAGCTAGACGCTTAAGGAGATATTTCCAAGCGCATCCAATAATGGTCCTAACAGATCAGCCAATAAAGCAG GCTATTGAATTGGGAGAGCATGAGATAAGCTTCTCACTAAGAAGTGCGGTAAAAGGAcaagtcctagcagattatctggctgaaaTAGCCAGAGATATCAAAGTCTCgcatgaatcaaaagaaataccacctccACCCGAACAATTGTTGGATATGCACACAGATGGGGCTTATGGTCCAGAAGGCGCAGGGGCAGGTATAGTCCTAAAAAGTCCAGAGGGAGAAGAATATACCTTCGCGCTGCGATTTAGCTTCCCCGTCACAAATAATGAAGCTGAGTATGAAGCGTTGTTATCTGGAATGCGG TTAGTTGCAAACCAATTTAACGGAATATTTAAGGCACATGATGAATTGATGAAAAAATATCTAAAACCTGTGCAAGAACTGGCGGTAGACTTTGACTTATTCATTTCAAGAACGTTGAACAAAAAGGCGAACGCACTCAGTAAGTTAGCCTCCTTAACATTCAgccattttaagaaagaaatttgggtTGAGGAAGTTAAAGTAAATTCTATTGAGGAAGACAGTGTATCCGCCGCAATTGAAGAAGAGGAGCAGAGTTAG